The Agromyces mariniharenae genome includes a window with the following:
- a CDS encoding LLM class flavin-dependent oxidoreductase, giving the protein MQFGIFTVSDITQDPTTGRTPTEAERIQATLTIAKHAEEVGLDVFALGEHHNPPFWSSSPTTTLAYIAGQTSTLQLSTATTLITTNDPVKIAEDYAMLQHVSGGRADLMLGRGNTGPVYPWFGKDIRQGLPITLESYELLHRLWREDVVDWEGKFRTPLQGFTSTPRPLDGVPPFVWHGSIRSPEIAEQAAFYGDGFFANHIFWPASHTQRMIALYRQRFEHHGHGTAAQAIVGLGGQVFMRKNSQDAVRDFRPYFDNAPVYGHGPSLEEFSQQTPLTVGSPQEVIDRTLGFRDYVGDYQRQLWLIDHAGLPLKTVLEQLDLLGGEVVPVLREEFAKDRPADVPDAPTHASLVRAKYGDEAPRQATPNANRGDNLTLGSPYQDAEQAAPAASSPSNQRGSAFGPAATKEVVR; this is encoded by the coding sequence ATGCAGTTCGGAATCTTCACGGTCAGCGACATCACGCAGGACCCCACGACCGGTCGAACCCCGACCGAGGCCGAGCGGATCCAGGCGACGCTGACGATCGCCAAGCACGCGGAGGAGGTCGGACTCGACGTCTTCGCGCTCGGTGAGCACCACAACCCGCCGTTCTGGTCGTCGTCGCCCACCACGACCCTCGCCTACATCGCCGGCCAGACGTCGACGTTGCAGCTGTCGACCGCGACCACGCTGATCACGACCAACGACCCGGTCAAGATCGCCGAGGACTACGCGATGCTGCAGCACGTGTCTGGCGGCCGCGCCGACCTCATGCTCGGCCGCGGCAACACCGGCCCCGTGTACCCGTGGTTCGGCAAGGACATCCGCCAGGGCCTGCCGATCACCCTCGAGTCCTACGAGCTGCTGCACCGCCTCTGGCGCGAGGACGTCGTCGACTGGGAGGGCAAGTTCCGCACCCCGCTCCAGGGCTTCACGTCGACCCCGCGCCCCCTCGACGGCGTGCCGCCGTTCGTGTGGCACGGTTCCATCCGCAGCCCCGAGATCGCCGAGCAGGCCGCGTTCTACGGCGACGGCTTCTTCGCGAACCACATCTTCTGGCCCGCCTCGCACACGCAGCGCATGATCGCGCTGTACCGCCAGCGCTTCGAGCACCACGGCCACGGCACCGCCGCGCAGGCGATCGTCGGCCTCGGCGGCCAGGTGTTCATGCGCAAGAACTCGCAGGACGCCGTGCGCGACTTCCGTCCGTACTTCGACAACGCGCCGGTCTACGGCCACGGCCCCAGCCTCGAGGAGTTCAGCCAGCAGACCCCGCTCACCGTGGGCAGCCCGCAGGAGGTCATCGACCGCACGCTCGGCTTCCGCGACTACGTCGGCGACTACCAGCGCCAGCTCTGGCTCATCGACCACGCCGGGCTCCCGCTGAAGACCGTGCTCGAGCAGCTCGACCTGCTCGGCGGCGAGGTCGTGCCGGTGCTGCGCGAGGAGTTCGCGAAGGACCGCCCCGCCGACGTGCCCGACGCGCCCACGCACGCGTCGCTCGTGCGCGCGAAGTACGGCGACGAGGCGCCCCGCCAGGCGACGCCCAACGCCAACCGCGGCGACAACCTGACCCTCGGCTCGCCCTACCAGGACGCCGAGCAGGCCGCGCCCGCCGCGTCCTCGCCCTCGAACCAGCGCGGCTCGGCCTTCGGCCCCGCCGCCACCAAGGAGGTCGTGCGATGA
- a CDS encoding FMN reductase has protein sequence MSTKKIVVVSAGLSTPSSTRQLADRLAADTLGILRERGVDVEVQTFELRDLAHDITNHLLMGFAPPKLQEALDAVASADGLIAVTPIFTTSYAGLFKSFIDVIDPQALTDLPVLIGATGGTPRHSLAIDYAIRPLFTYLHAIPVTTGVFAATSDWGGTGEAGDGVRSLPDRVFRGASELADLVERTDRSELVNDPFALDRPMGHLIGGLAGE, from the coding sequence ATGAGCACGAAGAAGATCGTCGTCGTCTCGGCGGGGCTCTCGACCCCGAGCTCGACCCGCCAGCTGGCCGACCGGCTCGCCGCCGACACCCTCGGCATCCTGCGCGAGCGGGGCGTCGACGTGGAGGTGCAGACGTTCGAGCTGCGCGATCTCGCGCACGACATCACGAACCACCTGCTCATGGGCTTCGCCCCGCCGAAGCTGCAGGAGGCGCTCGACGCCGTGGCGTCGGCCGACGGCCTCATCGCCGTCACGCCGATCTTCACGACGAGCTATGCGGGCCTGTTCAAGTCGTTCATCGACGTGATCGACCCGCAGGCGCTCACCGACCTGCCCGTGCTGATCGGGGCGACCGGCGGCACCCCGCGCCACTCGCTCGCGATCGACTACGCGATCCGCCCGCTGTTCACCTACCTGCACGCGATCCCGGTCACGACCGGTGTCTTCGCCGCGACGAGCGACTGGGGCGGCACGGGCGAGGCCGGCGACGGCGTGCGCTCGCTGCCCGACCGCGTCTTCCGCGGCGCGAGCGAGCTCGCCGACCTCGTCGAGCGCACCGACCGTTCCGAGCTCGTGAACGACCCGTTCGCGCTCGATCGGCCGATGGGCCACCTCATCGGCGGTCTCGCGGGGGAGTAG
- a CDS encoding fructosamine kinase family protein, with protein sequence MVKRRADAPDGFFEAEAAGLAWLAAAGGAGTVGVAAVSPGRIELERVEETRPDRAAAQAFGAALARTHAAGARAFGAPPDGWHGTMFIGRRRLPAASERTWGVFYARDRVLPYLGIAEEVGDTTPAEGRLVRAALEVIAAGAFDDDEPPARLHGDLWNGNVLWSARGVVLIDPAAHGGHRETDLAMLALFGCPHLDAVLAAYDAAAPLRAGWRERVPLHQLHPLAVHAAGHGRGYGVALADAAERVLELART encoded by the coding sequence ATCGTGAAGCGCCGGGCGGATGCCCCCGACGGCTTCTTCGAGGCGGAGGCGGCCGGCCTGGCGTGGTTGGCCGCGGCGGGCGGCGCCGGCACGGTGGGCGTCGCGGCCGTGTCGCCCGGGCGGATCGAGCTCGAGCGCGTCGAGGAGACGCGTCCCGACCGTGCGGCGGCGCAGGCGTTCGGTGCCGCCCTCGCCCGCACGCACGCCGCCGGCGCCCGGGCGTTCGGCGCCCCGCCCGACGGGTGGCACGGGACGATGTTCATCGGCCGACGCCGGCTCCCCGCGGCATCCGAGCGCACCTGGGGCGTGTTCTACGCGCGCGACCGCGTGCTGCCGTACCTCGGGATCGCCGAGGAGGTGGGCGACACGACGCCGGCGGAGGGCCGACTCGTGCGCGCGGCGCTCGAGGTCATCGCGGCGGGTGCGTTCGACGACGACGAGCCGCCCGCCCGCCTGCACGGCGACCTCTGGAACGGCAACGTGCTCTGGTCGGCACGCGGCGTCGTGCTCATCGACCCGGCGGCGCACGGCGGCCACCGCGAGACCGACCTCGCGATGCTCGCGCTCTTCGGCTGTCCGCACCTCGACGCCGTGCTCGCCGCGTACGACGCGGCGGCGCCCCTGCGAGCGGGGTGGCGCGAGCGCGTCCCGCTGCATCAGCTGCATCCGCTCGCCGTGCACGCCGCGGGCCACGGCCGGGGCTACGGGGTCGCGCTCGCGGATGCCGCGGAGCGGGTGCTCGAGCTCGCGCGGACGTGA
- a CDS encoding DedA family protein translates to MDAAWVAGLAASPWLVPALFALVVGDAFLVVLPSETAVVALGALWASEGAPPLLAVVVAAAAGAVVGDGLCYLIGRRIGLDRWRWQREGRAAAAITRARATVHRRAAVLVFTARYVPFARIAVNLAAGAGRVPLRHYLPLSLAAGIAWALYNVGVGAIVGSAFRDAPLVAVAVSIPIAIALGLLVDRVVAGLDARTAPSPDGDSGPTPPRDRR, encoded by the coding sequence GTGGATGCTGCGTGGGTCGCCGGCCTCGCGGCCTCGCCGTGGCTCGTGCCCGCGTTGTTCGCGCTCGTCGTCGGCGACGCGTTCCTCGTCGTCCTCCCGAGCGAGACGGCGGTCGTGGCGCTCGGCGCGCTGTGGGCGAGCGAGGGGGCACCACCCCTGCTCGCCGTGGTCGTCGCGGCCGCCGCGGGCGCAGTCGTCGGCGACGGCCTGTGCTACCTCATCGGGCGCCGCATCGGCCTGGACCGGTGGCGCTGGCAGCGCGAGGGTCGCGCCGCGGCGGCGATCACCCGCGCCCGGGCCACGGTGCACCGGCGCGCGGCCGTGCTCGTGTTCACGGCACGGTACGTGCCGTTCGCCCGCATCGCCGTGAACCTCGCGGCTGGGGCCGGACGGGTGCCGCTGCGGCACTACCTGCCGCTCTCGCTCGCGGCGGGCATCGCGTGGGCGCTCTACAACGTCGGCGTCGGCGCCATCGTCGGGAGCGCGTTCCGCGACGCCCCGCTCGTCGCGGTGGCGGTCTCGATCCCGATCGCGATCGCACTCGGGCTCCTCGTCGACCGGGTCGTCGCGGGGCTCGACGCCAGGACGGCGCCGAGCCCCGACGGCGATTCCGGGCCTACTCCCCCGCGAGACCGCCGATGA
- a CDS encoding glycosyltransferase family 2 protein: MGTISVIIPCLDDAGFLVACLDALARQTRPADEVIVVDNGSTDASVEVALAAGARVVDQPVRGIWPATAAGFDAASGDVLARLDTDSVPAPDWLERIEQRMSRRDHPTVVTGTGAFYGQTAPRRWIARYVYLGGYFTVIGALLGHPPIYGSNYAIRADAWLVLRDVVHRDRPDLHDDLDLAWWLRPGMTVVYDRSLVVGVSARPFDSFAELRRRVRMAFHTLGVEWRAWPPLERRADRRIEVDLVSPAMLAEATDPDGDGERPLPA, from the coding sequence ATGGGCACGATTTCGGTCATCATCCCGTGTCTCGACGACGCGGGTTTCCTCGTCGCCTGCCTCGACGCCCTGGCGAGGCAGACCCGCCCGGCCGACGAGGTCATCGTCGTCGACAACGGCTCCACGGATGCCTCGGTCGAGGTCGCGCTCGCCGCCGGCGCCCGCGTGGTCGACCAGCCCGTGCGCGGCATCTGGCCGGCGACCGCGGCCGGATTCGACGCGGCATCCGGCGACGTGCTGGCCCGCCTCGACACCGATTCGGTGCCCGCGCCCGACTGGCTCGAGCGCATCGAGCAGCGGATGTCGCGCCGCGACCACCCGACGGTCGTGACCGGCACGGGGGCGTTCTACGGGCAGACCGCGCCGCGCCGCTGGATCGCCCGGTACGTCTACCTCGGGGGGTACTTCACCGTGATCGGCGCGCTGCTGGGGCATCCGCCGATCTACGGATCGAACTACGCCATCCGCGCCGATGCGTGGCTCGTGCTGCGCGACGTCGTGCACCGCGATCGCCCAGACCTGCACGACGACCTCGACCTCGCGTGGTGGCTGCGCCCCGGCATGACGGTCGTGTACGACCGGTCGCTCGTGGTGGGCGTCTCGGCGCGGCCGTTCGACAGCTTCGCCGAGCTGCGCCGGCGCGTGCGCATGGCGTTCCACACGCTCGGCGTCGAGTGGCGCGCGTGGCCGCCGTTGGAGCGACGCGCCGACCGGCGGATCGAGGTCGACCTCGTGTCGCCCGCCATGCTCGCCGAGGCGACGGATCCCGACGGCGACGGCGAGCGGCCGCTGCCCGCCTGA
- a CDS encoding M28 family metallopeptidase, which translates to MYPSAPLSRRARTLAIATAAAFTIALVPTGAALAAAPAPAAKCDNRNNNTVSKLLECVDADGAREHLEALQAIADANGDTRAAGTPGYEASVDYVVETLEAAGWNVSIDEFPFTYVGPSTLTQLTPVNAEYPTGPFTGSGPGNVTAAVVPVDIQLGIGNTSTSGCEPADFAAFPAGSIALIQRGTCPFADKAINADAAGAAGVIIFNQGNDATDARNGLIVGTLGGSNVVDIPVVGASYQQGVALSQAGSSAHVFVPAPESRPQKNVIAEKSGVNDDNVVMAGAHLDSVQAGPGINDNGSGSASLLELAQSISKLEPQNTVRLAWWGAEEAGLIGSEEYVAELSQEERDRIALYLNFDMVASPNHIFMVYDGDETGWNAPQGVPIPDGSVQIEDLFESYYTSVGQPYDDAQFSGRSDYDAFIRVGIPAGGLFTGAEVVKTAEQQAIWGGVAGESYDQCYHQACDTLDNINMAAFDVNVDAIALAVLAYAYSTESVNGVVGVPVPGGLTLPAPAGPEGVVNGDAGGLEHDHDHGPTETD; encoded by the coding sequence ATGTACCCATCTGCACCACTTTCCAGGCGCGCCCGCACGCTCGCGATCGCGACGGCGGCGGCCTTCACCATCGCCCTCGTTCCGACCGGCGCCGCGCTCGCCGCCGCTCCCGCCCCCGCGGCGAAGTGCGACAACCGGAACAACAACACGGTGTCGAAGCTGCTCGAGTGCGTCGACGCCGACGGAGCACGCGAACACCTCGAGGCGCTCCAGGCGATCGCCGATGCGAACGGGGACACCCGGGCCGCGGGCACACCCGGCTACGAGGCGAGCGTCGACTACGTGGTCGAGACGCTCGAGGCCGCGGGCTGGAACGTGTCGATCGACGAGTTCCCCTTCACCTATGTCGGGCCGTCGACGCTCACCCAGCTGACCCCGGTCAACGCGGAGTACCCGACCGGGCCGTTCACCGGTAGCGGGCCCGGGAACGTCACCGCCGCGGTCGTCCCCGTGGACATCCAGCTCGGCATCGGCAACACGAGCACGAGCGGATGCGAGCCGGCGGACTTCGCCGCCTTCCCGGCCGGGAGCATCGCGCTGATCCAGCGCGGCACCTGCCCCTTCGCCGACAAGGCGATCAACGCCGATGCCGCCGGTGCCGCCGGCGTGATCATCTTCAACCAGGGCAACGACGCGACCGATGCTCGCAACGGGCTCATCGTCGGCACGCTCGGCGGCTCCAACGTGGTCGACATCCCCGTCGTCGGCGCGAGCTACCAGCAGGGCGTCGCCCTCTCGCAGGCCGGCTCGTCCGCGCACGTCTTCGTGCCCGCGCCCGAGTCGCGTCCGCAGAAGAACGTCATCGCCGAGAAGTCCGGCGTGAACGACGACAACGTGGTGATGGCGGGTGCGCACCTCGACAGCGTGCAGGCCGGGCCCGGCATCAACGACAACGGCAGCGGATCGGCCTCGCTGCTCGAGCTCGCCCAGAGCATCTCGAAGCTCGAGCCGCAGAACACCGTGCGCCTCGCGTGGTGGGGCGCCGAGGAGGCCGGCCTGATCGGCTCCGAGGAGTACGTCGCCGAGCTCAGCCAGGAGGAGCGCGACCGCATCGCGCTCTACCTGAACTTCGACATGGTGGCGTCGCCCAACCACATCTTCATGGTGTACGACGGCGACGAGACCGGCTGGAACGCCCCGCAGGGCGTGCCGATCCCCGACGGCTCGGTGCAGATCGAGGACCTCTTCGAGAGCTACTACACGTCGGTCGGCCAGCCGTACGACGACGCGCAGTTCAGCGGCCGGAGCGACTACGACGCCTTCATCCGCGTGGGCATCCCGGCGGGTGGCCTCTTCACGGGCGCCGAGGTCGTCAAGACCGCCGAGCAGCAGGCGATCTGGGGCGGCGTCGCCGGTGAGTCGTACGACCAGTGCTACCACCAGGCGTGCGACACGCTCGACAACATCAACATGGCGGCGTTCGACGTCAACGTCGACGCGATCGCCCTCGCGGTGCTCGCCTACGCGTACTCGACGGAGTCCGTGAACGGCGTCGTCGGCGTCCCGGTGCCCGGCGGCCTGACCCTGCCGGCACCCGCGGGACCCGAGGGCGTCGTCAACGGCGACGCGGGTGGTCTCGAGCACGACCACGACCACGGTCCCACCGAGACCGACTGA